One window of Acanthochromis polyacanthus isolate Apoly-LR-REF ecotype Palm Island chromosome 19, KAUST_Apoly_ChrSc, whole genome shotgun sequence genomic DNA carries:
- the LOC110972313 gene encoding protein phosphatase 1 regulatory subunit 3C-B-like isoform X2, producing MMPVDVAVRFCLSSSPPLCLFLSNHDNRCSPSAAMLRPCLCCERVAKVTTSSSSAAESGQVRRKKKSVVFADSQGLALTAVHVFHEDEDEDELQFHLTEIEGAADDIHLGEGTDSTDGGSVLVLDFTPPAEDYLDLRNRLKAQQVCLETCSVQDRLLSGSVQDVGCRYLNNVYGGSNTDTFSFSVSVPDLLEPCSRVEFCIRYQTREQTFWDNNLGNNYRLVLSGPSRSAESPAGKQNQRAGTREQMEFDPFGSPRTSVGIFPEWQSWGQIDGSAPYW from the exons ATGATGCCCGTGGACGTGGCGGTGAGGTTCTgtctgtccagctctcctcctctgtgccTCTTCCTCAGTAACCATGACAATCGCTGCTCGCCATCAGCCGCCATGCTGCGACCCTGCCTGTGCTGTGAACGCGTTGCCAAGGTAACCACGTCCTCATCATCAGCGGCAGAAAGCGGCCaggtgaggaggaagaagaagagcgTGGTGTTCGCAGACTCTCAGGGTCTGGCGTTAACTGCCGTGCACGTGTTCCACGAGGACGAGGACGAAGACGAGCTGCAGTTCCACCTGACAGAGATAGAGGGCGCTGCCGACGACATTCACCTGGGGGAAGGTACAG ACTCGACAGACggtggttctgttctggttctggacttCACTCCGCCAGCTGAAGACTACCTGGACCTGAGGAACCGGCTCAAAGCGCAGCAGGTGTGTCTGGAGACGTGTTCTGTTCAGGACCGGCTGCTGTCTGGTTCCGTCCAG GACGTGGGCTGCCGGTACCTGAACAATGTCTACGGCGGCTCCAACACCGACACTTTCTCCTTCTCCGTCTCGGTGCCGGATCTGCTGGAGCCCTGCAGCCGGGTGGAGTTCTGCATCCGGTACCAGACCCGGGAGCAGACGTTCTGGGACAACAACCTGGGGAACAACTACCGCCTGGTGCTGTCAGGTCCCAGCCGGAGCGCTGAGAGTCCAGCGGGGAAGCAGAACCAACGGGCAGGGACCAGGGAGCAGATGGAGTTTGACCCGTTTGGAAGCCCACGGACCTCAGTGGGGATCTTTCCTGAATGGCAGAGCTGGGGGCAGATAGATGGGAGCGCCCCCTACTGGTGA
- the LOC110972313 gene encoding protein phosphatase 1 regulatory subunit 3C-B-like isoform X1, with amino-acid sequence MMPVDVAVRFCLSSSPPLCLFLSNHDNRCSPSAAMLRPCLCCERVAKVTTSSSSAAESGQVRRKKKSVVFADSQGLALTAVHVFHEDEDEDELQFHLTEIEGAADDIHLGEGTDSTDGGSVLVLDFTPPAEDYLDLRNRLKAQQVCLETCSVQDRLLSGSVQVRNICFEKSVLVRITFDSWRSFQDVGCRYLNNVYGGSNTDTFSFSVSVPDLLEPCSRVEFCIRYQTREQTFWDNNLGNNYRLVLSGPSRSAESPAGKQNQRAGTREQMEFDPFGSPRTSVGIFPEWQSWGQIDGSAPYW; translated from the exons ATGATGCCCGTGGACGTGGCGGTGAGGTTCTgtctgtccagctctcctcctctgtgccTCTTCCTCAGTAACCATGACAATCGCTGCTCGCCATCAGCCGCCATGCTGCGACCCTGCCTGTGCTGTGAACGCGTTGCCAAGGTAACCACGTCCTCATCATCAGCGGCAGAAAGCGGCCaggtgaggaggaagaagaagagcgTGGTGTTCGCAGACTCTCAGGGTCTGGCGTTAACTGCCGTGCACGTGTTCCACGAGGACGAGGACGAAGACGAGCTGCAGTTCCACCTGACAGAGATAGAGGGCGCTGCCGACGACATTCACCTGGGGGAAGGTACAG ACTCGACAGACggtggttctgttctggttctggacttCACTCCGCCAGCTGAAGACTACCTGGACCTGAGGAACCGGCTCAAAGCGCAGCAGGTGTGTCTGGAGACGTGTTCTGTTCAGGACCGGCTGCTGTCTGGTTCCGTCCAGGTGCGTAACATCTGCTTTGAGAAGAGCGTGTTAGTTCGGATCACCTTCGACTCGTGGCGCTCCTTCCAGGACGTGGGCTGCCGGTACCTGAACAATGTCTACGGCGGCTCCAACACCGACACTTTCTCCTTCTCCGTCTCGGTGCCGGATCTGCTGGAGCCCTGCAGCCGGGTGGAGTTCTGCATCCGGTACCAGACCCGGGAGCAGACGTTCTGGGACAACAACCTGGGGAACAACTACCGCCTGGTGCTGTCAGGTCCCAGCCGGAGCGCTGAGAGTCCAGCGGGGAAGCAGAACCAACGGGCAGGGACCAGGGAGCAGATGGAGTTTGACCCGTTTGGAAGCCCACGGACCTCAGTGGGGATCTTTCCTGAATGGCAGAGCTGGGGGCAGATAGATGGGAGCGCCCCCTACTGGTGA